Proteins from a single region of Bacteroidales bacterium:
- the sufD gene encoding Fe-S cluster assembly protein SufD, which yields MYRLFEDIKRWTEQNGENLFAGTEQIQAYHTFLSLGFPNAKHEQWKNFPLDAVLDKDYQIALREEHKKLNPAEFFSCKVHHFETFLFSTYNGEFAYEHQPLTVFKNGIIAGSLMEAYKRYPHLVKPYLFQIARNMHSPFVALNSAFFQSGFFLYVPMGVKITKPFQLVNIINSLNPEIYHLRNLIIIGKGAEIELLQCDDSVQDKNNLVNVVNEFFIDENASCKFIKLQNKDLETALITTSFIHQERNSYFHYDLVTFNAGIIRNEMIVDLNANNAKAELNGLYLLDKKQILDTHLYVNHNAAGCYSRQNFKGILDEEARAIFRGHIKVASEAQQTNAYQNNKNILLTPTAQVFSEPFLEIYADDVKCSHGSSVGKLDEEAIYYLKQRGICERDARLILMYAFAHEIIENVEPEVLKTQLERMVDKRLRGELHPCSLCVLHCVEKSFEFRITL from the coding sequence ATGTATCGCTTATTCGAAGATATAAAAAGGTGGACCGAACAAAATGGTGAAAATTTATTTGCCGGCACCGAACAAATACAGGCTTATCATACATTTCTTTCTCTTGGATTTCCAAATGCCAAACACGAGCAATGGAAAAATTTCCCTTTGGATGCAGTTTTAGATAAAGATTACCAAATAGCATTACGAGAAGAGCACAAAAAACTCAACCCTGCTGAATTTTTTTCTTGTAAGGTACATCATTTTGAAACTTTTCTGTTTTCGACTTATAATGGGGAATTTGCTTATGAGCATCAACCTCTTACTGTCTTTAAAAATGGGATTATAGCTGGTAGTTTAATGGAAGCTTACAAACGATATCCTCATCTCGTAAAACCTTACTTATTTCAGATTGCTCGTAACATGCATTCTCCTTTTGTAGCATTGAATTCTGCTTTCTTTCAGTCAGGTTTCTTTTTATATGTACCAATGGGTGTCAAAATTACTAAGCCTTTTCAGTTGGTAAATATCATTAATTCTTTGAATCCTGAAATATATCATTTACGCAATCTCATTATAATTGGGAAAGGTGCTGAAATAGAACTTCTGCAATGTGATGATAGTGTCCAAGATAAAAACAATCTAGTTAATGTTGTAAATGAATTTTTTATCGACGAAAATGCTAGTTGCAAGTTTATTAAACTTCAAAACAAGGATCTTGAAACCGCTCTTATTACAACTAGTTTTATTCACCAAGAAAGAAATTCGTATTTTCATTATGATCTTGTAACTTTCAATGCCGGAATAATTCGAAATGAGATGATTGTTGACCTCAATGCTAATAATGCTAAGGCAGAGTTAAATGGACTTTATTTGTTAGATAAAAAGCAAATTTTGGACACACATCTTTATGTCAATCATAATGCAGCAGGTTGTTATAGTCGTCAGAATTTCAAAGGAATTCTGGATGAAGAAGCTCGTGCTATCTTCAGAGGGCATATTAAAGTGGCTTCAGAAGCTCAACAAACCAATGCTTATCAGAACAATAAAAATATTCTCTTAACCCCTACGGCTCAAGTTTTTTCAGAACCTTTTCTTGAAATCTATGCCGATGATGTAAAGTGTTCGCATGGCTCATCTGTGGGCAAACTAGATGAAGAAGCTATTTATTATCTTAAGCAAAGGGGTATTTGCGAAAGAGATGCTCGGCTTATTTTGATGTATGCATTTGCTCATGAGATCATTGAAAATGTTGAGCCAGAAGTATTAAAAACTCAGCTTGAAAGAATGGTAGATAAAAGGCTTAGAGGTGAACTACATCCCTGTTCACTTTGTGTATTACATTGTGTCGAGAAATCTTTTGAATTTAGGATTACTCTATAA
- the sufC gene encoding Fe-S cluster assembly ATPase SufC produces MLIIKDLFVTVEEKEIIKGFSLEVKEGEVHAIMGPNGTGKSTLANVIAGKPGYDIRGTILYKGKNLLEMDVDERAREGIFLSFQYPVEIPGVSMMTFLSTALKEKRKAAGLPPFSPSEFLTFVKEKRNIIEISDDLLKRSVNEGFSGGEKKRNEIFQMAVLEPDLAILDETDSGLDIDALKLVASAVSKMRDGKRAFIIITHYQRLLDYIKPDFVHIMHDGRIVQTGDYLLAQELEKKGYNWILQLSK; encoded by the coding sequence ATGCTAATCATTAAAGATTTATTTGTTACAGTTGAAGAAAAAGAAATCATCAAGGGTTTTTCCTTGGAAGTAAAGGAAGGTGAAGTACATGCCATCATGGGCCCCAATGGCACTGGAAAAAGCACACTTGCCAATGTTATTGCAGGTAAACCTGGTTACGATATTAGAGGGACAATATTGTACAAAGGAAAGAATTTACTAGAAATGGATGTTGATGAAAGGGCCAGAGAAGGAATATTTCTAAGTTTTCAATATCCAGTCGAGATTCCTGGTGTTAGCATGATGACCTTCCTTAGTACTGCATTAAAAGAAAAAAGAAAGGCAGCTGGCTTACCACCTTTTTCTCCTTCTGAATTTCTTACATTTGTGAAGGAAAAGCGAAACATCATTGAAATTTCCGACGATCTTCTCAAAAGAAGTGTAAATGAAGGTTTTTCCGGAGGTGAAAAAAAACGCAACGAGATTTTTCAAATGGCAGTGCTTGAACCTGATTTAGCCATTCTCGATGAAACAGATAGTGGCCTCGATATAGATGCGCTTAAATTGGTGGCTTCAGCAGTTTCTAAAATGCGTGATGGCAAAAGGGCTTTTATTATTATAACGCACTATCAACGACTGCTCGACTACATAAAACCCGACTTTGTGCATATTATGCATGATGGCAGAATTGTTCAAACAGGTGATTATTTATTGGCACAGGAACTTGAGAAAAAAGGATATAACTGGATCCTTCAACTATCAAAATGA